From one Tissierellales bacterium genomic stretch:
- a CDS encoding metal ABC transporter ATP-binding protein has translation MMNNIITIKDLNFNYGKNKVLKDISFEVEKGDYIGIVGPNGSGKTTLIKILLGLIKHSKGQIKFNHDILGKNSIGYVPQKGVMNDRLFPATVKEIVATGLLLEKTGAKFYSKDDYERVDRTLDKLNIEKLKDKKIGNLSGGQQQRVLLARAMVANPSILILDEPTSALDPGIREEFYSILKELNDENVTIILVSHDIVSIEKYVNKILYLNNRIIFYGSYNDFRHSKSMAKYFGIYTGE, from the coding sequence ATGATGAATAATATAATAACTATAAAAGATTTAAATTTTAATTATGGTAAAAATAAAGTGTTAAAAGATATTAGTTTTGAAGTAGAAAAGGGAGATTATATAGGTATAGTTGGGCCTAATGGATCTGGTAAAACAACATTAATTAAAATTTTATTAGGCCTTATAAAACACTCTAAAGGTCAAATTAAATTCAATCATGATATTTTAGGAAAAAATTCTATAGGTTATGTTCCTCAAAAGGGAGTTATGAATGATAGATTATTTCCTGCCACTGTAAAAGAAATTGTGGCTACTGGATTACTATTAGAGAAAACAGGAGCTAAGTTTTATTCAAAAGATGATTATGAAAGAGTGGATAGAACACTTGATAAATTAAATATAGAGAAATTGAAAGATAAGAAAATTGGAAATCTATCGGGAGGACAACAACAAAGAGTATTATTAGCTAGGGCTATGGTAGCTAATCCTAGTATATTAATTTTAGATGAACCTACTAGTGCATTAGATCCTGGAATAAGAGAAGAGTTTTATAGTATTCTAAAAGAGCTAAATGATGAAAATGTCACTATAATACTTGTATCCCATGATATTGTTTCTATAGAAAAGTATGTAAATAAAATATTATATTTAAATAACAGAATTATTTTTTACGGTAGCTACAATGATTTTCGCCATTCAAAATCAATGGCTAAATATTTTGGAATATATACAGGGGAATAG
- a CDS encoding metal ABC transporter permease produces the protein MENIISMIIEALQSDFILRAILVGSLIAVSCSFLGIFLVLKKYSMIGDGLAHVSFATIAIALLLNKSPLVVSIPLVILSSFLILKLNEKADLHGDAAIALMSSFAVAVGVLITSVAQGFNIDLFSYLFGSILVISKLDVILSIILSIVVIFVTLFFYNSLFAITYDEEFATVIGLNSKYMNYLISVLTSITVVLGIRVVGTMLISSMIIFPTVTALQLSKGFKDTILMSSIISVSSVILGIFISYILNFPTGATIVIINAIYFGVFFLINKLRLN, from the coding sequence ATGGAAAATATTATTTCTATGATAATAGAAGCATTACAATCGGATTTTATATTAAGAGCAATTTTAGTAGGCTCACTAATTGCTGTATCCTGCTCTTTTTTAGGAATATTTCTTGTATTAAAGAAATATTCTATGATTGGTGATGGATTAGCCCATGTAAGCTTTGCGACAATTGCCATTGCACTTCTTTTAAATAAATCACCATTAGTAGTATCTATTCCTTTAGTAATTCTTTCATCTTTTTTAATATTGAAACTTAATGAAAAAGCTGATTTACATGGAGATGCTGCTATAGCATTAATGTCATCTTTTGCTGTAGCAGTTGGAGTTTTAATTACTAGTGTAGCCCAAGGTTTTAATATAGATTTATTTTCCTATCTCTTTGGAAGTATATTAGTCATTAGTAAATTAGATGTAATACTTTCAATAATATTATCTATTGTAGTTATATTTGTAACTTTGTTTTTCTACAATAGTTTATTTGCTATAACTTATGATGAAGAGTTTGCAACTGTTATAGGATTAAATTCTAAATATATGAATTATTTAATATCTGTATTAACTTCGATTACTGTGGTTCTTGGTATACGTGTAGTTGGTACTATGCTTATTTCAAGTATGATTATTTTTCCTACAGTAACTGCTTTACAGTTATCTAAAGGCTTTAAAGATACTATACTAATGTCATCTATAATATCAGTATCCAGTGTAATATTAGGAATTTTTATATCCTATATATTAAATTTCCCAACAGGAGCAACTATTGTAATTATAAATGCTATTTACTTTGGGGTATTTTTCCTTATAAATAAATTGAGGTTGAATTGA